In Diceros bicornis minor isolate mBicDic1 chromosome 23, mDicBic1.mat.cur, whole genome shotgun sequence, a single genomic region encodes these proteins:
- the DPPA5 gene encoding LOW QUALITY PROTEIN: developmental pluripotency-associated 5 protein (The sequence of the model RefSeq protein was modified relative to this genomic sequence to represent the inferred CDS: inserted 1 base in 1 codon; substituted 3 bases at 3 genomic stop codons), producing the protein MGTLPERKDIPLWVKVPXNLKDPEVFQVQTRVLDPGLARDGSXIPYIERVSKTMLELKVLEPSDLTEVVVXGSSLYKLRTTWMLQSMANWHCQQQERRMFKLEEAMNALXLGPWMK; encoded by the exons ATGGGGACGCTGCCAGAACGGAAAGACATCCCACTGTGGGTGAAAGTTCCCTAAAACTTGAAAGATCCCGAGGTGTTCCAGGTCCAGACGCGTGTGCTAGACCCAGGCCTGGCGCGG GATGGATCTTGAATCCCATACATAGAGCGAGTGAGTAAAACCATGCTCGAGCTGAAGGTTCTGGAACCCTCCGACCTCACCGAGGTTGTAGTTTAGGGCTCTTCCTTGTACAAGCTCCGGACCACGTGGATGCTCCAGTCCATGGCCAACTGGCACTGCCAGCAGCAGGAGCGAA GGATGTTCAAACTTGAGGAAGCCATGAATGCCC AACTAGGCCCTTGGATGAAGTGA